In the genome of bacterium, the window AAGGGGAAGGAGACGGCGAACCCGTCAAAGATTCGCTCCCTCATCGCTGTAGGCTTAGGATAGGGGAAGAAACGTGGCAATCTCCTGAAGACCTCTCCTCCGATGATATAACTTACAGCTTTTGATGGAGTGTAGAGATAATTAAGGTAGTGATTCCACCAATCGGAGTTAAACTCCGCCGTGGCAACGCTATCATATTGGAATTGGCAAGCCACTTGCGTTCCGAGGCTTCTCCACATACAGGCAATCAAAGGGTAGACATATGCCCCCTTTAAAAGGGCGGGGGCATCAAATTCATACACCAAGCGAGCCTTAAATTTGAGCCTTGGGTCTGAGAGGGACTCGCTCAACCAGCGATAATTTCCGTCAACTTCCTCCAACATATCTCTTGAATCGTTCATCTGCGACCATCCGCCTGGATAGCCGCCATAAGTTATAGCCTCGCAGGGCGAGAGATAAATTGCTTCTATTAAATCATCTTGACGGTCGGCTCCAAATAAGGGAGCTGCCACTATCTGCTTTGCTCCCGTCTCTCTTATCGCCTTGTAGCATTCTCCAAGCCAGTTTGCGAAATATTCATAGCGGAAGAGAGGGAAGAACTCTCTCTCCTCGGGCTTTATCCCTCTCTCCTCGCACCAGCTTTCCCAAACCTTCCATTGATAATCCGCTCCCCGCTTCTCCTTCGCAACCAAATCATCATAGCTGAAATAGGTTGGCTCATTCATTATCTCAATTGCGAAAAATCCCTCCTGCTCCAAAAGTCTCTTCTTCGTGTAGGGATTCAAGTGGGTCAGGAATTGCTTCAAATAATTCTTCGTCCTCTCTATAACCTTCTTATCGACCATCATATTTTCCTTGGGGATATCGGAAAAGCAGGGAATTTTGCTGGGACTCCACCACCAAGCCACTGGGGTGAGGAAAAGATAGATATTCTCCTCCTGGCATTTGTAGATAACATAATCAAGAATGTCAAGATGCTCGTTTTCTACCAAATTCCCCTCTTCATCGGCTATCTCCTTCTCGAAGATGTGCATCCTTATCACATTCACACCCATTTTCTTCAAGTGCCCAAAATCCTCATCTGTCACTTTCTTATGGTCCAAACCGAGCTTTTTTATGTTCTCGTATTCATTCCAAGATTGAGGATAGATATTAGTTCCCCAAAGGGCAACTTCCTTCCCATCTTGATAATAAAGGACGCCATCCACAACCTTTATAGGACGAATCGGTAGGGGAGCGCCGATCTCTTTTGGCTTTTGCCGATTTTCCTTCTTTTCAAGCATTCGCCAGGGGCTTTGAGGGATGACGGGAAGTCTGCTTATAAGAACAGGTGGCTTGTAAATCCCACCTCCCGCGTTCACATTCTCCACTTTAATCGCCAAGATATTTTCCCCTCCCCAATTGACGATTTCCTCGGGAATTTTGTAATTGCGGAGGATATCCCAGCCGTCCGTCTCTCCAATTTTCTCCCCGTTTAGGAAGGTGACATCGTTATCGTCTATCGCTCCAATTATCAAATAGAGAGGAGAACCTTTCCATTCAGCGGGAATGCGAAATTTTACCCTGCACCAAGTGTCTCCCAAATCATTCCAAAGGGAGGGAATTTCCCTTATTTCCCAAGAGGAATCGTCATAATCAGGGCGCTGATAGACTTCCTTTTCTCCTATCCTTTCCCTATCGTATTTCGCTTTCCAAACCATTTTAGTGAGGTCTATCCCCTGTAGGATTTGAATCTCGTGGCGCGATTTCTCCCCGCCAGCTGAGAGTTCAAGAATAATCTTATCAGGCAAAGGATACGAGGGTTTTATATGAAATATGATGGCTTTAGCGTTATAGGGCGGTAGGAGAACGCTTTGATTTACTGCTTGAGAGGGAGCGTTATCGGGATAACAGGAGAGATTTGCGTTTTGGGTTTCGCCAGTAGTGTTATGAATCGCCACGGGAAGTTTGATTTCGCTTTCCCCAATCAAAAGCTGATGGGGAAGATAGGATACGAAAACGGGTGGAAATTCAGAGGACATCGCAATCAAGGATAAAAGGAAAGGAAGTATGAGGAAAAGATTTTTCATTGTTTTTCAACCTCCTAATAAATCAATCTTCAATAACCAAACATCTTCTGGTTCGAGTTCGCCCACTATTTCCAATCTTCCATCGCGCAGTGAGAAAGGAACATCCTTGCCCGAAATCAGCTCCTTTGCCTTTATATTTTTCTTTATTCCAAGGGAAGCCAAGTCAATCGTCAAGCGAAGGTTTTCCCTTTTGTCGCTATCATTGAAAACGGTGAAATGTAGGTTTCCCTCGCTTGCTCTTCCATATCGCTCAACATAAACTTTCTTATTATCCGAGAAAGCGTAGGTGATAGGCTCCCAGCCCGCCTTGGCAAGGGAAATTATCAAGGGAAGATATTTCTTGAAGAGGTCTCTATCCCTTGCATACCATTTCTTCGGCGAAGTCCAGTATGGGTCTTTTGAGGCGGCTTCCTCATCGAAGAAGCCGGGGAATATTGCGTAGAATAGACAACGCTTAAAGTATTTCTCCACAAGCTGATGATTAAACTTTTCATAATTCGTGTTCATCAAAAGGCAATATGGTTTCCTGTAGCAGAGAGCTCGGCGATAGTTCATTATCGCATCGCCGTCCGGTCTATATTTTCCACCGGGAAGCCAGTTCACCTCTGTTCCCAATACATCCAAGAGATGGGCGGGGAAGGGAAAGTTCCATAGAACCGCGTTGGCAAAAAGAAGATTGTTCTGGCTATGCATCCTCTTGGCAATTTCCCTCTCAAATTCGTATGTGTGAAAGATGAAAAGCTGGCAGGGCTTATGGCTTTCTCTGTGAAAAACCAAGGGGATATCAGCTGAGGCAAAATGTTCCCTTCGGAAATTCAACTCCATAGCCCCCATCTCATAAGAATCAAGATAGGTGCCATCTATCCTGCCTTTGGTGACCTTCTCCTCAAAGCCGGGATTTTTGAGAAGATTCTTTTCCGAGCCCAACTCGCTCAGAGAGACATCATCAAACCAAACAGTTCCTCTATGGCTTCTGCGAAATAGTAGATAAACAGTGAGAGTTGCGATGGGTTTCTTGGGATTGATTACGAGCTCTTTCCTTTCCCAATCGTGAGTTCCCACGCTGAAGGGAGCATTGATAGCCCACTCGGGAGTTCCATCAACATAATATATGTCAACATATATGGAATAATCCAAATTCGGCTCGCCCGTCACTCCCTCCGCCTTGCTCCAAGCACTCACAATTAATTGCTTCGGCTCCTTTTGATTTAGGACAATCGTCTGAGAAGCCCCCAGCTCCTTAGCTGATTCCCTTGCCTCACAGCGGATAGAATATCTCCCAGAATGCTTTATCTTATCATCAATTTTATAGCCCTGCCCGTAATTTCCCCATCCCTCCGTCAAGATGAATTCACGGGAAAGCGCTGAATCAATGTTCCTCAGCATAACCATAGCTTTATTGAGGGGAAGCTGGGGTGTTGTTGGGACATCTGGGTCGGGATTGAGAAGAAAAACCGCCCCATCGCACCAAGGGGCTTTAGTGATTGCGCAGAAGAATTTGCCATCTTGACCGTAGATTCCGCTTGTGAGGGTTGCTATAGCCATATCTTTATTTCCCTCACCTCTTTCCCCCTTCAAATCCCTCTGAAGAACCTCCATAGCACCCTCATAGGTGCGAGGGGCATCTTGGGGCATAGAGAGCCAATGGCTTGCGGGCTCAACATATATAAAGCTATAGATTCCATGCTGTTCATCAAAGGCGGGATTTGGCGCGCCTTCCTGGAAGGCGAAATGAAAATCCTCAAATCCCTCAACGGTGGAGATATCGGCGAAGGGCATCCAGATTCCCTCTTTCTTGACTCGCTTGAGGAAGAATTGGGGGAAGATATCGTAATATTTCCCTAAAGCGGAACGCATCTTCCACTTTGGGTCGATGGAATAGATAATGAAATGGAAATCGGCTTTTGAGGGAAACTTAATAGTATCGGGGACGAGGGCGAAATCATAGACGATGAAGAATTCCTTCTCCTGAGAATCATAAAATATGCGATAGAGACGAGGCTCGTCCAAGGGAATGGCTAGGGAAAGACCTTCCTTATCACCGCTGATGCAGGCAAGATGATACCAAGACATACTTCCCGTTGCTCCGGCAGGAACCTGAATCGCCTTTATATAATTCCTTCCCTCCTCTATCCTCTCCTCGCTTCTCATATCGTTAGACCAGAGCCATCCAACAGCATCAATGGGAAGGGAGAAATAGACGCTTATCGCCCTGTCCTTCTTCGTGAGGTCCTCCACAACTCCATCCACCCTTATATAGCCCTGCCCTTTATGTGAACCGCTGTTTATTCTCCCAATAGAATAGCTCACGGAGAGCTTCAATTGGAGCTCCTCATCAACTCCCTCCCAGATAAGTTTGCCACCCGATTGTCTAACCTCGCCGAGAGGTTGGCGGAAATCCGAGCCACTCGCCACATCCCGAAGATAGAAACCGCCCCGCCTTTCATTATCACCTATTACCTGTCCAGTTTCCTTGTCTAAAATGAGGGTGAAGCCATCAGGGGTTTTGAGGCTAAGGGTGTGCTTGGGAGAGGGAGCCTGGAGGGGAATGCTTTGGATGGGAGTTCCATCAAATAGCTGAATTCCCTCCAATTGGGCGAGAAAGAAATCGTCAAACCAAACGGTTCCCGTATGACCTCTGAAGAGCCCATAGATTGTTAGCTGTTTAATGGGCTTTTCGGGAAAGACCCAAACGCTTTTCCTTTCCCAGTCGTGAGTTCCGCAGGTGAAGGGAGAGGTTCTGCCCCAAAGGTGGTCGCCATCTGTATATTCAATATCCAAGTATAGGGAATATCCGCCATCTGGTGTTCCGCTGACATTCTCCGCTTTGCTGAAGCATTGAGCGAGAATGGGAATTGGTTTTTTCTGATTTAAATTGACTATTTGAAAAATGCCATATTCCTTTTTGGGGTCGGAGCTTTGACATTTAGCGGAGCGTTTCCCGGAATGGGAAACGGTTTCATCCATCTCGTAGCCCAATCCCCATCCCTGCCAATTTTCTATCTTCGTCGTCCCTTCTTCCAATTGAGGATTTATCAAGAGATTTCTTTGAAGAAAGGCGCTTGGGTCTAATGCTTTTTTTCTCACTATGCTTTCTCCTTTCGCCATTGAATTCGTGAAGACGATGAAGCCAAGAAGGGAAAAGCAAAGAAAATATTTAAGCATAAACATCACCCCTTCAGCTCGCTTAATAAATTCTCAACCTCCTTAGCGAGCTCTTCAACGATTAGCTCTGCGATTCTCTTCCCTTCTTCAATTGTAGCTTTTCTTGGGTCTCCTCCGCCGATGCCGTCCTCTTCAACCGTTATCTCCCTTTCCTTTGGCAAGAGGCTCAAATCAACAAGCTCTGGACGGAAGAACATCATGAGGGATGTTTCGTAGAAATCGGCATGTCCACCAGTGATGCCGTGTTTTGCGAGGAATGTTGGGTCGGGAGCAAAGATTCCCCTTGCATCGGGGTGATTTTTAAGGAACTCCTCGGCGACCTCCTTCAATGCCTTGACATGTTCAGCTCCGTAGTGTCCCATCAAGATGACGAATATCCTGAAACCCTCATCGTAAAGCTGCTCAAGATATTCGCTTGCGAGAGCTTGAACGGTTTCCCTTGATATCTCAAGCGTTTTCTTGAAGCCAAGGTAGGGTTTGATAGTTTGATATCCGCAAAAGATGGGAGGAAGGACGACTCCGCCAGTTTTCTCGGCTGTTTTAAGGCAGAGATAGTAAGCTTTGAGGGCATCCAGACCGATGGGATTTTGGACACCATGCCATTCAAGCGAGCCCCAGGGAATGAATGCAACAGGGGTTTTTTGAAGGACTTCGTCAATTTCTTTTGGCTTCATTTCCTCAAATTTCATATTCTCATTCCTCCTTTCGCCTTTATTTTATTTTCCTCTCTTTCATATGTAAACAATTTTAAGTGGTTCAAGTTAATATATATTGGTGCTTTCCAAGCCATGATTTACTAAAAGACAAAATATCCTTTACCAGCAAGGAGAGATAGCGAAATCTAAATTTTTTACTTTTACAACTTCTTATTTGTTTCGCTCTTGGAGTGGGTGGAGGCTTTGCTGCGCAGGAAAGCGAACAAACTACCTTGACCACGGTTGGAAGAATCTATAGGCGATATATGAAGCTATACTAAAGGCATTGAAGACGGAAATCGTGAAATCTTTGTCGGAGCTAGATGAGGGAAAATTCAGGGCTACAATGGAGCTGAACGAGAGTCAGCGAGAAATAATGGGAGAAGATTAAGGCAAAGGGGAAAGCTGATGAAGAATCATTGCTTAAGGCACAGCAGGAGGCGAAAGCCGTGAAGTAAGCTGGGGAGAGGCGCTCTTTATTTACATAATTTTCTTGATGAGGTTTGCTCCACCAGTGGAATCAACCATGCCTTGTAAATGATAAAGGGAGTAGAAGCGGCAAAGGAAGCTTTCGGCGTTTCAAGAAGAACAATTTTAAAGAAGACCTAAAAATCCAAGGAAGGAATATTCTCCTATATAGTTTATAGTCAAGCAATATGGGGTCCTCCTAAGGAGTCTCAAATGTTATGGAATTATACATGCCTTTGCAAAAGTTGAGCGATAATTGTATAATTCAATAAAGATGAAGAATCTATCCTTCCCTAAATCCGTCCTTTTGTATATCGGGGATGCGGTAGAGGTGCTGAGAGGTTTGCCCTCCAGCTCCAATTGACGCCGTCATCACGAGTCCTCCCTATTATAAACAAAGAATTTATGGACATCCTGGGGAAATAGGTCAGTAGGAAAGCGTTGAGGATTATGTTGAGAATTTGAGAAGGGTTTTCAGGGAAGTGAAGAGGGTTCTTAAGAAGAGGGAATAAATATATCGTCAAGGAGGAAGGGCTCCCCATCTATTATCTCAATGTAGATGCCCTGAGGAAAAAGCCAAAATTTGAATACCCCTATAGGGCGATTGAAGAACTAATAGGTATAGAGGTTGTGGATAATTTGAAAAGGGAAATCCCAAGAAAGGGGTGGCTTAAGGGATTGGATAAGGAGAGCGGAATGGCTCTAATAGCCTGGGAGATGGTGAGGAGGAATTGCTGAGATTGAATCCGCCTCAGGAGGAAAGCGAAAAAGAGATTTCCTTCATCTGCCCTATATGTGGAAGCGAATGCGAGATGGTTTATGATGAGGAGATGAAGTGGAATTGCACCATCCACGACCCTTTCCCTCGGGAGGGAGAATTCCCACTACCCAAATATCCTTCTGAGGACGAGGACCCTATCTATCTGGGCGAGCTTTTTAAAAGCAAGCCCTCTCTTTTCCCCACTCTCCTTGAGAAAAGCTATAACGGGAAATATCTTCTCTCGCCCGAGAACAGGGGCTCTTCACCAGGGGCAAGGCTTTTTCTTCAAGGGGAAAAGCTCATCGTTAAGAGAAGATACACCGTTTATCAAAACCTCGTTGCCGATTTTCTCAAATACTGGAAGAATCAGCGCGGAATAACGATAAAGCAAATTGATAAATATTTCGGCTACAAGGACACCGCCGGGCATTGGTTGAGGAAGGATAGCGGAAGATGGGGGAAAGGGGGCGCCATTCCTTCTCCCAGTGACTGGAATAAGCTGAAAGAACTGCTTGGTTTCCCGCCGATTTATGACAAATGGATAAAAGAGGTTCACCTCATCCTTCAAACCGTTAGACCTCATCCCAAGGGGAGAAACCCAGGCGATGTATGGAGCATAAATCTTCAGCCTCTCTCTATGCCTCACTTCGCTTCTTTCCCAGAGGAACTCGTGGAGAGATGTATAAAATTAGGATGCCCTCCTAAAGGAGTAGTGCTTGACCCCTTTCCCGGCTCGGGAACCGTGGGGAAAGTCGCAAGGGATTTGGGAAGAAAAGCGGTTTTGATAGAGATAGTGGAGGATTACGCTGAACTGATCTCGCATAGGTGTGAAGGGGATTGTTTTGTGATAAAAGGCTTAAAAGCGGAAAGCGAAAGATGAAGAAATTGGACCTTAAGGAACTGGAGAGATTTGAGCGTCATTATTTTGAATTTATCCTCACCGCTTTGAAAGAGAACATTAAGGATGTGATGGAAGGCTTGCACTCCCGCTTGGCGGTGAAAGAAGATTGATATGAGAGATTTATGAGGACCGCACGTGCAGGATATGAAGCCTCGGATTTAGAGAAAGGAGCGGAACGAGTTTTCTTCTGGATTTACGACAAACTGCTTAGACACCCCAATTCCTCCCCGATAGGTGCTGATATGCTCCACGAAACAGCTGACGCTTTCCTCCATATAGATGTAAAGACATCCGTTATAACCAATCCCGCCGATTATAAAGGATTGATAAACATAGGTCAGAACCAAACCTCATATAAGCCAAGCAATATAGCTTTCGAGCCCAATCTTCCCACATACTACTCTGCAACCTTTCGTCATCCAGTCACGGGCGAAATGTTCAATAAACCTTGCCTCACTTACTTCATCCATATCATCCACAAGCAGGGAGAAAAACCTATATATGCCATCTTATTAATCTGCATGCCAAACGGAGAGCTTGAGCCAAAGTATAGGGAGTTCAATATAATAAATGCAGGAAAATCCAGTCGTGGTAGGGATATCAGATACGCCTACTGGCGTTGCCCTTATTTTAATCTTCTTTACGAACCTCCCGATTTCGTATATCGGGTTGAATTCGTCCATCTACATCCTGAGAATTGCCAAGAGGAAATCGCAAGAATAAGCGAAAACGAATATCGCTTTCCCGTTCACTTCCGGATTCCCACTGAATAATTACTTTTCTTCGGTCTCCTCGCTCTCTATTAGTGCTGGCTCGACGAATATCGTTTTCTCTCTCGTGTAAATCACGAAGCCCTTCTCCCTCTTCTTAGGCTTTCTAACATATTTCCGCAAAGTCCAATCTACGGGAACAACTCCCGCCCCTCGGGCAGATGAAAGATAAGCAGCGAGCTGAGCCGCTTCTTTTATCGTCCTCATTGGAACTTCTTTCTTCCCTTCTTTCCTTATCACTACATGAGCTCCCTTCGCTCCCCTTGCGTGAAGCCAGATATCATCCGGAGAAGATGTCTTCAATAGTAGCTCGTTTTGTCTCGCATTCTTTCCGTATTGGATGAGGAAGCCATCGGAAGAGCGGACGCTTGGAATCACCGGCTTCTTTCTCTCTTCCTTCTCTAACTCCTTTCCCTCCTTCAAAGCCTCCAACTCCTCCAAGCTCTCGCTCCTCATAACCTTTTCATATCTCTCTTCTAAAACCTTCAGCTCCTCCTCCGCCTTCTTTATCCTTTCCTTCAACTCCTC includes:
- a CDS encoding cellulase family glycosylhydrolase, with protein sequence MKNLFLILPFLLSLIAMSSEFPPVFVSYLPHQLLIGESEIKLPVAIHNTTGETQNANLSCYPDNAPSQAVNQSVLLPPYNAKAIIFHIKPSYPLPDKIILELSAGGEKSRHEIQILQGIDLTKMVWKAKYDRERIGEKEVYQRPDYDDSSWEIREIPSLWNDLGDTWCRVKFRIPAEWKGSPLYLIIGAIDDNDVTFLNGEKIGETDGWDILRNYKIPEEIVNWGGENILAIKVENVNAGGGIYKPPVLISRLPVIPQSPWRMLEKKENRQKPKEIGAPLPIRPIKVVDGVLYYQDGKEVALWGTNIYPQSWNEYENIKKLGLDHKKVTDEDFGHLKKMGVNVIRMHIFEKEIADEEGNLVENEHLDILDYVIYKCQEENIYLFLTPVAWWWSPSKIPCFSDIPKENMMVDKKVIERTKNYLKQFLTHLNPYTKKRLLEQEGFFAIEIMNEPTYFSYDDLVAKEKRGADYQWKVWESWCEERGIKPEEREFFPLFRYEYFANWLGECYKAIRETGAKQIVAAPLFGADRQDDLIEAIYLSPCEAITYGGYPGGWSQMNDSRDMLEEVDGNYRWLSESLSDPRLKFKARLVYEFDAPALLKGAYVYPLIACMWRSLGTQVACQFQYDSVATAEFNSDWWNHYLNYLYTPSKAVSYIIGGEVFRRLPRFFPYPKPTAMRERIFDGFAVSFPFNISLMWKDGIWMNSNEVVWNPLKPSGIPKLIVGVGSSPFVQYNGTGIYRIRVEDKFFDIEVHPDAEINPLADPMRTEVGKTLTKLYEREHDVVIRLGKKEYKLRVKPGNYRIAR
- a CDS encoding creatininase family protein, yielding MKFEEMKPKEIDEVLQKTPVAFIPWGSLEWHGVQNPIGLDALKAYYLCLKTAEKTGGVVLPPIFCGYQTIKPYLGFKKTLEISRETVQALASEYLEQLYDEGFRIFVILMGHYGAEHVKALKEVAEEFLKNHPDARGIFAPDPTFLAKHGITGGHADFYETSLMMFFRPELVDLSLLPKEREITVEEDGIGGGDPRKATIEEGKRIAELIVEELAKEVENLLSELKG
- a CDS encoding site-specific DNA-methyltransferase translates to MVYDEEMKWNCTIHDPFPREGEFPLPKYPSEDEDPIYLGELFKSKPSLFPTLLEKSYNGKYLLSPENRGSSPGARLFLQGEKLIVKRRYTVYQNLVADFLKYWKNQRGITIKQIDKYFGYKDTAGHWLRKDSGRWGKGGAIPSPSDWNKLKELLGFPPIYDKWIKEVHLILQTVRPHPKGRNPGDVWSINLQPLSMPHFASFPEELVERCIKLGCPPKGVVLDPFPGSGTVGKVARDLGRKAVLIEIVEDYAELISHRCEGDCFVIKGLKAESER